From a region of the Nitrospira sp. genome:
- a CDS encoding LuxR C-terminal-related transcriptional regulator yields MTQAIKGIEQTDALADQRAGSGIVVLSASMQLLHMNRQATELAKKINAVDQGSTTTISAHGVLPTALTELCAEIIKALHIRTEAKDWEQFELKRVTGDPNQPILLRGFGLPDRGGIQNARLVVTMEELGRKQNLNTEHARERFQLTNREQSVVENLAKGWTNKEIANALQITEQTVKEHIKHIMRKTNATTRTGILVQIFNS; encoded by the coding sequence ATGACACAGGCCATTAAAGGTATTGAGCAAACAGATGCGCTTGCTGATCAGAGAGCCGGGTCCGGGATAGTGGTGCTGTCAGCATCTATGCAACTTCTGCATATGAATCGACAAGCTACGGAACTTGCCAAAAAGATCAATGCCGTCGACCAGGGGAGCACTACTACGATCTCAGCGCATGGAGTCCTCCCAACAGCACTGACAGAGCTTTGTGCGGAAATTATTAAAGCCCTTCACATACGCACGGAAGCCAAGGATTGGGAACAATTCGAACTCAAGCGCGTAACGGGTGACCCTAATCAGCCTATCCTTTTAAGAGGCTTTGGCCTACCGGACCGAGGAGGCATCCAAAACGCCAGGCTTGTCGTTACGATGGAAGAGTTGGGGCGGAAACAAAACCTCAATACAGAACATGCTCGAGAACGTTTTCAGTTGACTAACCGCGAGCAATCAGTCGTTGAAAATCTGGCAAAAGGCTGGACCAATAAAGAAATCGCCAATGCTCTCCAGATTACTGAACAAACGGTAAAAGAACACATTAAGCACATCATGCGAAAGACCAACGCTACCACCCGAACTGGAATTCTCGTCCAAATCTTCAATTCTTAA
- the glgA gene encoding glycogen synthase GlgA yields the protein MTSASGDGLNVVMATSEAVPYAKTGGLADMVGALAIELTKLGHHVTLLMPGYRGRVSREACQLAMRFSIPMNGKPLDVTVEEERDPVTGASPRLRVLFVRYDPYFDRPGLYQQDHRDYPDNLDRFVLFCRAVLEVVRRLVETRSEKVDVLHLHDWQTALCAVYLKTLPHEYKGLEQLKVLLTLHNMGYQGTFPGQEFMKTGLPPSVFSPSGIEFYGAVNCLKGGIVFSDAVSTVSPTYAKEIMTSEHGCGLEGVLANRADGVNGITNGIDVAVWNPESDPYLPAQYTVGDLSGKLTCKRALQRELGLPNRDVPLLAVIGRLTFQKGFDLLLDVIPELMSLATQTVVLGTGDHHLERQFIEARARYPDRIGLFLGFDEGMAHRIEAGADMVIMPSRYEPCGLSQLYSLRYGTVPVVRRTGGLADTVVPFRPSTVKSGQATGFQFIDSSADSLLVALLLSLHVYAERQTWRSLIQAGMKTDLSWNRSAKLYVDLYRWMQGETRES from the coding sequence ATGACTTCAGCATCAGGAGATGGATTGAACGTCGTGATGGCAACCTCCGAGGCCGTTCCGTATGCCAAGACGGGCGGATTGGCCGATATGGTCGGCGCGTTGGCGATTGAGCTGACGAAGTTGGGGCATCATGTGACATTGCTGATGCCGGGGTACCGAGGTCGAGTAAGCCGTGAGGCTTGTCAACTGGCCATGCGATTTTCTATTCCGATGAATGGGAAGCCGCTAGACGTAACGGTGGAAGAAGAGAGAGATCCGGTCACTGGTGCATCACCTAGGTTGAGGGTACTGTTCGTGCGGTACGATCCCTACTTTGATCGCCCGGGCCTCTACCAACAAGACCATCGCGATTATCCGGATAACCTCGATAGATTTGTCCTATTCTGTCGTGCGGTTCTTGAAGTCGTGCGTAGGCTGGTCGAGACTCGATCGGAAAAGGTTGATGTGCTGCACCTACACGATTGGCAGACAGCCCTGTGCGCAGTCTATCTGAAAACCCTTCCTCATGAATATAAGGGACTTGAGCAACTGAAAGTGCTTCTTACTCTGCATAACATGGGGTATCAAGGAACCTTCCCTGGCCAGGAGTTTATGAAGACGGGGCTTCCCCCATCGGTTTTTTCCCCGAGCGGCATCGAGTTCTATGGGGCAGTTAATTGTCTGAAAGGCGGCATCGTCTTTTCAGATGCTGTTTCTACGGTGAGTCCAACCTATGCGAAGGAGATCATGACCTCAGAACATGGATGTGGTTTGGAGGGCGTGCTGGCAAACCGTGCGGATGGCGTCAACGGGATTACAAACGGCATCGATGTCGCTGTCTGGAACCCCGAGAGCGACCCCTACCTGCCGGCGCAGTATACGGTCGGTGATCTGTCTGGAAAACTTACATGCAAGCGGGCGCTACAACGGGAGCTTGGGCTTCCGAATCGTGATGTCCCCTTGTTGGCTGTGATCGGTCGGCTGACCTTTCAGAAGGGGTTTGATCTCTTGCTGGATGTGATTCCTGAGCTCATGTCCCTAGCTACACAAACCGTTGTGCTCGGTACCGGAGATCACCATTTGGAACGACAATTTATTGAAGCCAGAGCCAGATATCCTGATCGAATTGGGTTATTCCTTGGTTTTGATGAAGGGATGGCGCATCGTATTGAAGCTGGTGCTGACATGGTAATCATGCCGTCTCGCTATGAGCCATGTGGTCTTAGTCAGCTGTATAGCCTTCGCTATGGCACGGTACCTGTTGTTCGCCGTACCGGAGGATTGGCGGATACCGTCGTTCCATTTCGACCTTCGACGGTCAAGTCCGGACAGGCAACCGGCTTCCAATTCATTGATTCTTCGGCTGACTCTCTGCTCGTGGCGCTCTTGCTCTCACTTCATGTGTATGCAGAGCGGCAGACATGGCGATCCTTGATCCAGGCTGGGATGAAGACCGATCTGTCTTGGAATCGATCGGCAAAACTCTATGTAGATTTATATAGATGGATGCAGGGAGAAACGAGAGAGAGCTAG
- a CDS encoding DUF971 domain-containing protein — protein sequence MAATALEPRDMEWLDKGVLGIQWSDGHKGRYPVRYLRQHCPCAACVDEWTGERRLKSEDVPILIMLQDIEPVGRYALQFKWSDGHDTGIYAYSLLRKLCQCDICQPVKPVESKSRRLL from the coding sequence ATGGCCGCCACTGCTCTGGAGCCCCGAGATATGGAGTGGCTCGACAAGGGAGTGCTCGGAATCCAGTGGAGCGATGGCCACAAGGGCCGCTATCCGGTCCGTTATCTGCGGCAGCATTGTCCCTGCGCGGCCTGCGTCGATGAGTGGACAGGCGAGCGGCGTCTCAAGTCAGAGGATGTACCGATCTTGATTATGCTCCAGGATATCGAGCCGGTGGGACGCTACGCCTTGCAGTTCAAATGGAGCGATGGCCACGATACCGGTATCTATGCTTATTCATTGCTGAGAAAATTGTGTCAGTGCGACATCTGTCAGCCGGTGAAACCAGTTGAGTCAAAATCTAGACGGCTCCTGTGA
- the recO gene encoding DNA repair protein RecO produces MPLVKTTAIVLRSRKWGDADRIVTLYSKDFGKIRGVARGARRQKSRFGGAIEPFSVCRLNLFEKTGDSLFRISHVDLVRSSQVLREDLRLMASAARMVNVVTAITPDGDPDPLLFDTLEQGLASLHETKDSSFTALLFQVRLLGLTGFRPQTDQCAACGKTHFIGEPQFSPTAGGIVCLACASRQRVRCVAFSRGSLLFLQQAIRLAPTVLTRLRAAGQVRNEVEEAIEGYVTVIAGKRLPPVDFLSCASSG; encoded by the coding sequence ATGCCTCTGGTAAAGACGACGGCAATCGTCCTGCGGAGCCGCAAGTGGGGCGATGCCGATCGAATCGTCACCTTGTATTCCAAGGATTTTGGTAAAATCCGAGGCGTCGCTCGTGGTGCCCGTCGTCAGAAAAGCCGTTTTGGGGGTGCAATCGAACCGTTCAGCGTGTGTCGCCTGAATCTATTTGAGAAAACAGGAGATTCGCTATTTAGGATTTCGCATGTCGATCTGGTACGGTCCTCTCAAGTGCTGCGGGAAGACCTTCGCCTGATGGCCTCGGCGGCGCGGATGGTCAACGTCGTAACAGCGATCACGCCCGATGGAGATCCAGATCCGCTCTTGTTTGATACCCTGGAGCAGGGCCTCGCCTCGCTCCACGAAACCAAAGACTCGAGCTTTACGGCGCTCCTTTTTCAGGTCAGGCTGCTCGGGTTGACAGGATTTCGCCCGCAGACCGATCAGTGCGCCGCCTGTGGGAAGACGCATTTCATCGGAGAGCCTCAATTTTCTCCGACCGCCGGAGGTATCGTCTGCCTGGCCTGTGCCTCACGTCAACGAGTTCGATGTGTCGCATTCTCACGAGGTAGCCTCTTGTTCCTCCAACAAGCCATTCGACTGGCTCCTACGGTACTTACACGGTTGCGGGCTGCGGGGCAGGTGCGGAATGAGGTGGAGGAAGCAATTGAAGGGTACGTCACGGTTATTGCTGGGAAACGGTTGCCACCGGTTGACTTCCTATCGTGTGCATCGTCAGGATGA
- the mgtE gene encoding magnesium transporter yields the protein MQTERPREPRVTDQQPRQSERDVLREILRDQTERGQTKSDIVIQSVQKLLRRGAITNLSKMLGRMHPADIAKVVTHLSSPKEKREIFELVRGEGKRGQALSELDGESIQQVLADLLHSDIAWLLKDLGPDDVAYILGFLPEERSKEILALMKTEDSTEVADILKYPKDTAGAIMTTEFFSLPEDATAHEAIRRLQQATDAEMVFYIYVTDKDDRLVGVLSLRQLITVPPTTPLKNIMAREVMSVAIDMDQEEVARQVASYNLLAIPVVERDGKLVGIITVDDVVDVIREEATEDMLKMAGAIEEESGAKSSSLGSAKLRLPWLFTNLVGSLLSGAILWYFRYTIQEVVAIVSFIPVIAAMGGNVGLQSSTLIIRGLATGSVDLTHVWPVFFRETKIGLVMGLACGVTLTLVAWVLHQGFLGMVVGASLIIAFLVSTSMATIMPILLKRVGVDPAVAAGPFVTTANDITGITIYLTLASLFLEYLR from the coding sequence ATGCAGACGGAACGACCGAGAGAGCCGCGGGTGACGGATCAGCAACCTCGCCAGTCCGAGCGCGACGTGTTGCGCGAAATCTTGCGGGATCAGACAGAACGTGGGCAGACGAAATCGGACATTGTCATCCAGTCGGTGCAGAAGCTACTGCGACGCGGAGCCATTACAAATCTTTCCAAGATGTTGGGACGTATGCATCCCGCGGACATCGCCAAAGTCGTGACCCATCTTTCCTCCCCAAAGGAAAAGCGTGAAATTTTCGAACTGGTCCGCGGCGAAGGCAAGCGCGGGCAAGCGCTCAGTGAACTCGACGGTGAAAGCATCCAGCAAGTACTCGCGGATCTGTTGCATTCCGATATCGCGTGGCTCTTGAAAGACCTTGGTCCCGATGACGTGGCGTACATTCTTGGATTCCTTCCTGAAGAGCGGAGCAAAGAAATTCTGGCCTTGATGAAGACGGAAGATTCGACCGAGGTGGCCGATATCTTGAAGTATCCGAAGGATACGGCGGGCGCGATCATGACCACGGAGTTCTTCTCCTTGCCGGAAGATGCCACGGCACATGAAGCGATCCGTCGGTTGCAGCAAGCCACCGATGCCGAAATGGTGTTCTATATTTATGTGACGGACAAGGATGATCGCCTGGTCGGTGTCCTCTCGCTCCGGCAACTGATCACCGTCCCTCCGACAACTCCCCTGAAAAATATCATGGCGCGAGAGGTCATGAGTGTGGCGATCGACATGGACCAAGAAGAGGTTGCGCGCCAGGTGGCCAGCTATAACTTGTTGGCTATTCCGGTTGTGGAACGGGACGGCAAACTCGTGGGCATCATCACGGTTGATGACGTGGTGGATGTGATTCGGGAAGAAGCGACCGAAGACATGTTGAAGATGGCCGGGGCGATTGAAGAAGAAAGCGGCGCCAAATCTTCGAGCCTCGGCTCGGCAAAACTGCGGTTGCCGTGGCTCTTCACCAACTTGGTCGGCAGTCTCCTGTCCGGTGCGATCCTCTGGTATTTCCGTTATACGATCCAGGAAGTCGTGGCAATCGTGAGCTTTATTCCTGTGATTGCGGCGATGGGCGGTAATGTGGGATTACAGTCGTCGACGCTGATTATTCGAGGATTGGCCACCGGCTCCGTGGATCTCACCCATGTATGGCCCGTCTTTTTTCGGGAAACGAAGATCGGCTTGGTCATGGGGCTGGCCTGCGGGGTGACACTGACGCTGGTCGCCTGGGTTTTGCACCAAGGGTTTTTAGGCATGGTCGTCGGAGCTTCGCTGATCATCGCATTTCTGGTGTCCACCAGCATGGCGACGATTATGCCGATCCTCCTCAAGCGTGTGGGCGTCGATCCAGCCGTTGCGGCTGGTCCCTTTGTCACGACGGCGAACGATATCACCGGTATTACAATCTATCTGACTTTGGCCAGTCTTTTCTTGGAGTATCTCCGGTGA
- the era gene encoding GTPase Era has translation MKFGTVAIIGRPNVGKSTLLNCLLGEKISIVSSKPQTTRTRIMGVVHVEGAQIVYLDTPGLHKPEHLLNRRMVRTAVETMEGADVFYMLMDATSRPGPGDLTAVKHMKDVLAKQPRPVILVVTKIDLVNKQKLLPILASYNKLFAWAEIVPVSAKVDDNVDRLLALTVSYLPSGEGAYGDDVVTDQTMRTLAAEMIREKVLQETEEEVPYAVAVEIDEFVEQGKLAKIRASILVERETQKGILIGKQGERLKSIGTQARLDMEQLFGMKVFLELWVKVKKAWREDEQALVQLGY, from the coding sequence ATGAAGTTCGGAACGGTGGCCATCATTGGCCGACCCAACGTCGGCAAGTCGACGCTGCTCAACTGCCTGCTGGGTGAAAAAATCTCGATTGTCTCAAGTAAGCCTCAGACCACAAGGACCCGTATTATGGGCGTCGTACATGTGGAAGGAGCACAAATCGTCTATCTTGACACGCCGGGGCTTCATAAACCCGAGCACCTGTTGAATCGTCGAATGGTGCGCACTGCTGTGGAGACTATGGAAGGTGCGGATGTGTTCTACATGCTCATGGATGCGACGAGCCGACCAGGTCCTGGAGATCTGACCGCTGTAAAACATATGAAAGACGTACTGGCCAAACAGCCACGTCCGGTCATCCTTGTCGTCACGAAAATCGATCTCGTCAACAAGCAGAAGCTGCTTCCGATTCTCGCCAGTTATAACAAACTCTTCGCTTGGGCGGAGATCGTGCCGGTTTCTGCCAAGGTCGACGACAATGTTGACCGGTTGTTGGCCCTGACCGTTTCTTATCTTCCGTCTGGAGAAGGAGCCTACGGCGACGATGTCGTGACAGATCAGACAATGAGAACGCTGGCGGCTGAGATGATCCGTGAGAAGGTGCTGCAAGAGACGGAGGAGGAGGTGCCATATGCGGTTGCGGTCGAAATCGATGAGTTCGTCGAGCAGGGGAAATTGGCGAAGATTCGGGCGTCGATTTTGGTGGAGCGAGAGACGCAGAAGGGCATCCTCATAGGCAAACAAGGAGAGCGGTTGAAATCGATCGGTACGCAAGCCAGACTGGACATGGAACAGCTATTCGGTATGAAAGTGTTCCTAGAACTGTGGGTGAAGGTGAAGAAGGCGTGGCGTGAGGACGAACAGGCTTTGGTGCAGTTAGGGTACTGA
- a CDS encoding septum formation initiator family protein, with translation MMVKQNRGRQWLEWRQRILIAMQMIGAGGCVWLLVALFSGEMGLTRYLSMRDYARNLEQELSALHRENALLQRDITRLQHDPAKIEQLAREQLGYVRKGETVYQLAPDPEKTPQPFSKP, from the coding sequence ATGATGGTCAAACAGAATCGCGGACGGCAGTGGCTGGAATGGCGGCAACGCATACTTATCGCCATGCAGATGATCGGCGCTGGTGGCTGTGTGTGGCTGCTCGTGGCCTTGTTTTCCGGAGAAATGGGCCTGACGCGGTACCTGTCTATGCGTGATTACGCCAGAAATTTAGAGCAAGAACTCTCGGCTTTACATCGTGAAAATGCCTTATTGCAGCGAGATATTACTCGTCTCCAGCATGATCCCGCCAAGATCGAGCAGTTGGCTCGAGAGCAGTTGGGCTATGTGCGCAAGGGTGAAACTGTGTATCAGTTAGCGCCGGATCCAGAGAAAACCCCACAGCCCTTCTCGAAGCCATGA
- the eno gene encoding phosphopyruvate hydratase: protein MSAIREIKGRQIIDSRGNPTIEAEVTLESGAKGRAAVPSGASTGEKEAIELRDGDKKRWMGKGVSKAVSNISKVIAPELLGKEAFDQAGIDRAMIALDGTKTKSKLGANAILGVSLAVAKASASETAQPLYRYLGGANARVLPVPLMNIINGGAHADNRLDLQEFMIMPVGASRFSEALRMATEVFHSLKALLKKKGLNTAVGDEGGFAPDLQSNEEALGLISQSIEDAGYKVGQDIALALDCAASEFYDKGRYVLEAEKNPERSSDEMISYYGKLLDRYPILSIEDGLSELDWKGWKILTEKLGNRVQLVGDDIFVTNVEIFSKGIKEGIGNSILIKLNQIGTLTETLDAIELAKRSGYTAIISHRSGETEDTTIADVAVATNSGLIKTGSLSRTDRVAKYNQLLRIEEELGTVAFYRGREAVRARA, encoded by the coding sequence ATGAGCGCGATTAGAGAAATCAAGGGCAGGCAGATTATAGACTCCCGGGGCAATCCAACGATTGAGGCCGAAGTGACGCTGGAAAGCGGCGCGAAGGGGCGGGCGGCCGTTCCATCTGGAGCGTCAACGGGGGAAAAGGAAGCGATTGAACTCCGTGACGGTGACAAGAAACGATGGATGGGAAAGGGCGTCTCAAAGGCGGTCTCGAATATCAGCAAGGTGATTGCCCCGGAATTACTGGGCAAGGAAGCATTCGATCAGGCCGGTATCGATCGAGCCATGATTGCGTTGGATGGAACGAAGACGAAGAGTAAGTTGGGGGCCAACGCGATCTTGGGTGTCTCGTTAGCCGTGGCGAAGGCATCGGCGAGTGAAACAGCACAGCCGCTCTATCGTTATCTCGGAGGGGCGAATGCGCGAGTGCTTCCCGTACCGCTCATGAACATCATCAACGGGGGAGCCCATGCCGATAATCGTTTGGACCTCCAAGAGTTCATGATCATGCCGGTAGGTGCAAGCCGATTTAGCGAAGCCCTCCGAATGGCCACCGAGGTCTTTCATTCGTTGAAGGCCCTCTTGAAGAAGAAGGGTCTCAACACGGCCGTGGGTGATGAGGGTGGGTTCGCCCCGGATCTGCAATCGAACGAAGAGGCGTTGGGCCTGATTTCACAATCGATAGAAGACGCCGGCTATAAGGTTGGACAGGATATCGCCTTGGCGTTGGACTGCGCGGCAAGCGAGTTCTACGACAAGGGACGGTATGTTCTCGAAGCGGAAAAGAACCCGGAGCGTTCGTCAGATGAGATGATCAGCTACTATGGAAAGTTGCTGGATCGTTATCCGATCCTCTCGATCGAGGACGGGTTGAGCGAATTGGATTGGAAGGGTTGGAAGATTCTCACAGAGAAGCTGGGTAACAGGGTGCAGCTCGTCGGGGACGACATCTTCGTCACCAACGTCGAAATTTTCTCAAAGGGCATCAAGGAAGGAATCGGAAATTCAATTCTGATCAAGCTCAATCAGATTGGGACCCTGACAGAAACTCTGGACGCGATCGAACTTGCAAAGCGATCGGGCTATACGGCGATCATTTCACACCGGTCCGGTGAGACCGAAGACACCACGATTGCGGACGTGGCGGTCGCGACGAACAGTGGTCTGATTAAGACGGGATCCTTGTCTCGAACGGATCGCGTGGCGAAATATAATCAATTGCTCAGGATCGAAGAGGAGCTAGGAACCGTGGCGTTCTATCGTGGTCGAGAGGCTGTGCGAGCGAGGGCCTAG
- the gatB gene encoding Asp-tRNA(Asn)/Glu-tRNA(Gln) amidotransferase subunit GatB has translation MIFETVIGVEVHAQLRTSSKMFCGCGTTFGLSANSQTCPVCLGLPGSLPVINRTAVDMAVRAGLALKCTIAANNRFARKHYFYPDLPKGYQISQYEAPICQHGWMEIRDGSGAKRIRIRRAHLEEDAGKNIHETGTSGSRVDLNRAGTPLLEIVTEPDMRSADEVVAYLKGLREILMYLEVCDGNMEEGSFRCEPNLSLRPSGQKEFGTKVELKNINSFKYVKDAVEYEIKRQTKVLNEGGKIRQETRLWHIERGETAVMRSKEEAHDYRYFPDPDLVPLKLDEEWIEGFRADLPELPAVRTKRFMSDYGLPEYDATILTASKGMADYFEVCTKQFNQPKTVSNWVMGELMRELNNSGTDISASPVTPERLVSLLQMVDKGTISLKVAREIFPELYSSGKTPEQIVQEKGLMQVSDEGALAKIIEDVLSKNPGQVTQFKEGKQQVLGFLVGQVMKASGGKANPVKVNELLKKKLSV, from the coding sequence ATGATCTTTGAGACCGTCATCGGAGTGGAGGTCCACGCCCAACTGCGGACCAGCTCCAAGATGTTCTGCGGGTGCGGCACGACATTCGGTCTGTCGGCCAACAGCCAGACCTGTCCGGTCTGCCTCGGTCTGCCGGGCAGTTTGCCCGTGATCAATCGAACGGCGGTCGACATGGCAGTTCGTGCAGGCTTGGCGCTGAAGTGCACGATCGCGGCGAACAATCGATTCGCGAGAAAGCACTATTTCTACCCGGATTTACCCAAGGGGTATCAGATCTCCCAATATGAAGCCCCCATTTGCCAGCATGGGTGGATGGAGATTCGTGATGGTAGCGGGGCGAAACGAATCCGTATCCGTCGCGCTCATTTGGAAGAGGACGCCGGAAAAAACATCCATGAAACCGGCACCAGTGGGAGCCGAGTAGATCTGAACCGCGCCGGCACGCCGCTGTTGGAGATCGTGACGGAACCGGACATGCGTTCGGCTGACGAGGTGGTGGCCTATCTCAAAGGACTGCGGGAAATCTTAATGTACCTTGAGGTCTGCGACGGGAACATGGAGGAAGGGAGCTTTCGGTGTGAGCCGAATCTGTCGCTGCGTCCGTCCGGGCAGAAGGAGTTTGGGACGAAAGTAGAGCTCAAGAACATCAACTCCTTCAAGTATGTGAAAGATGCAGTCGAGTATGAGATCAAGCGACAGACGAAGGTCTTAAATGAGGGAGGCAAGATTCGCCAGGAAACGAGGCTCTGGCATATCGAACGTGGTGAAACGGCGGTCATGCGATCCAAAGAAGAAGCCCATGACTATCGATACTTCCCCGACCCTGATCTGGTGCCGTTGAAGTTGGACGAGGAGTGGATCGAAGGATTCCGTGCCGACTTGCCCGAACTACCGGCCGTGCGGACGAAACGATTTATGTCGGACTATGGGTTGCCTGAATATGACGCCACCATCCTGACGGCTTCGAAAGGCATGGCGGACTACTTTGAAGTGTGCACGAAGCAGTTCAATCAACCCAAGACCGTGAGTAATTGGGTGATGGGTGAGTTGATGAGAGAGTTGAACAACTCTGGGACAGATATATCAGCGTCGCCTGTCACACCTGAACGGCTGGTGAGCCTTTTGCAGATGGTAGACAAAGGGACTATCAGTTTAAAGGTCGCCCGTGAAATCTTTCCGGAACTCTATAGCAGCGGGAAGACTCCCGAACAAATCGTGCAGGAAAAAGGGTTGATGCAGGTCTCTGATGAAGGGGCGCTGGCGAAGATTATCGAAGATGTCCTCAGCAAGAATCCGGGGCAGGTCACGCAGTTCAAGGAAGGCAAACAACAAGTATTGGGTTTCCTTGTCGGGCAGGTGATGAAGGCAAGCGGGGGGAAGGCAAATCCGGTAAAAGTGAACGAGTTATTGAAGAAGAAGCTGAGCGTCTAA
- a CDS encoding YtxH domain-containing protein: MADDRGTSAMVFLAFLSGATMGAVAALLLAPQAGDESRDQIRKYARRAENDLRDLAGRAGEAFEEVVGQGKEFVENKRSVLREAFDAGREAIKRERGRIDEGPDRG, encoded by the coding sequence ATGGCGGATGATCGAGGAACATCAGCGATGGTTTTCCTGGCGTTCTTGAGTGGAGCGACGATGGGTGCCGTCGCGGCACTGTTACTGGCACCACAAGCAGGTGACGAATCGCGCGACCAAATCAGGAAATACGCTCGTCGTGCAGAAAATGATCTTCGTGATCTGGCCGGCCGTGCCGGTGAGGCATTTGAAGAAGTCGTCGGTCAGGGCAAGGAGTTTGTCGAAAACAAGCGATCGGTCTTGCGAGAGGCTTTCGACGCCGGACGTGAAGCGATAAAGCGGGAGCGGGGTCGTATCGACGAGGGGCCTGATCGAGGATGA
- a CDS encoding DUF948 domain-containing protein: MTIVEIAALLVAVAFAVLVGYLVPVLMQVRKTVAESEQLLSKMNAEVPALVAELRAMSQNLNDVTAQAREGVEHAAVLLHAVGEVGESVQQVHNVVRGSSGTLLNNVVSMVAGFKAATKVVRKRMKHEGGTHNGG; the protein is encoded by the coding sequence ATGACGATCGTCGAAATCGCCGCGCTCCTCGTAGCTGTGGCATTTGCTGTGCTGGTCGGGTATCTCGTACCGGTATTGATGCAAGTCCGCAAAACGGTGGCTGAGTCCGAACAGCTCCTCTCGAAGATGAACGCCGAGGTGCCGGCTCTCGTGGCTGAACTTCGGGCCATGAGCCAGAACCTGAATGATGTAACCGCCCAGGCTCGTGAGGGGGTGGAGCATGCGGCCGTCTTGCTTCACGCGGTGGGTGAAGTGGGTGAATCCGTGCAACAAGTCCATAATGTTGTTCGTGGATCGAGTGGGACGCTCTTAAATAATGTGGTCAGCATGGTTGCAGGTTTCAAAGCGGCCACCAAGGTCGTGCGTAAACGCATGAAACATGAAGGAGGGACACACAATGGCGGATGA